The Paenibacillus beijingensis nucleotide sequence ATGAACAAAAAAGAAGCTCCCCAAAGTGATGCCAATAACATTAAAATTCCAATGTCACGTAATTTCAAAGTGCATACCTCCATTCGTTTCTATATACTTCTTGTTTAATTATAAATTCTGATATATTATAAATAAAATTGATTCTATTCATATTTAACATGAGGAGATGCTCATGACATTTTCACAATTACAAGTGTTCACTAAAGTTGTTGAAACCGGAAGTTTTACAAAAGCTGGGGAAGCACTACGTATGACTCAATCCGCTGTCAGTCATGCTATTGCAAACATGGAATCGGAACTTGGAGTACCTTTAATTATTCGTGACAAAAAACAAGGAATTATACTGTCTGACTTTGGGAAACATATTCTAAAATTAGCTGGGGAAATTTTGAATCGAATAGATCAAATCGAACAAGCAGCGGCCTCAGAAAAAGGGCTTGATGTAGGTACGATTCGAATTGGTAGTTTCCCAAGTGCTACTGCTCGCCTACTACCGAAAATAATTTCTAAGTTCAAACAGCAATACCCGAGGATAGAAGTCGTCCTTTTTGATGGGGATGATCATGAGGTTTCGGAATGGCTTAATAATCGAGTCATTGACGTTGGTTTTGTAGCCCAACTTGGTAGAAATGATAAGATGATTCCTCTAACCAAGGACAAGATGGTTGCTGTGATACCTAAAGGTTATCAATTCGGAGATGCTCAAGCGATTCCTGTTTGGAAGTTATCCGATAGTCCTTTCATCATGTCAAAGGGTGGGTGTGAACCATTTATTCGGGAGATTTTTGCTCATGCCGGTTTGTCCCCCTCTGTACAATTTGAAGCAAGGGACACGAATACAATGCTGAACATGGTCCAAGAAGGATTAGGTATCACAATTGTCCCTGAATTAGCGTTACCAGACAAGCTTCCCGACATTGAAGTTAGAGATTTGGATCCAACTTTTTGGAGATATTTAGGTCTTTACTGTCCTCATGTAGATGAAGTAACACCAGCCATACAGAAATTCATTTCAATGGGACAATCTTTGTTTCAAGCTTTGGAACAAAAGGTTGAAGATGTATAAGTTTATCATTTTAAGAGTAGGGAATATGATAGGGGCAGATATATGTGCTTACATTTCCAAACAATTTTCCAAGTATCTTTTTTATAAAAAGCTTCTGTTTTGATCAAACTTTTTTATAAAAAATCATTCGTGTGTTTTAAAACAAGAAATCTATTTGATCAAACTTTTTTCAAAAGAGATTTTTTGTGTTTGGTCTAAAATATGGGTTTCCGAAGTGTTTTTGATCAAACTTTATTTTAAACCTACAAGTAGTTGTCCGGTGATAAAAAAGTGTGGAATCACTTATAAAACATCATGGGCCGTCCTACAAGGTGAGGACGGCCCAATTTTTGTTTCGAATGGAGGATTAGTTATGAATACAATAGGGTTAGAATGAAACGCGTTATGATGCGGATGTTTACCGAGTGATGGTCACTAAGTAGTATAAGCGGACGCTAGCACTAGCCTTCTGTTCAACTATCGAGAAACTATAGCTCAACCGTTCACACTGGGGAGAAGACATGCGAATCGATTTTCGGCGAATTGATGGCATTCGAGTTCACTGATCCCGGTTATGGACGGGTTCATTTTCTCACCATCGCCTGTTACATGGTTCAACATGAGGGCTACAGCGATGAATTGTATGTCTGGGTGCAAACCGCGCTGCGAAAATACCTGGAGGAAGGCCACACCACGGAGATGATTCGCCAGGATTCCGCCCAAGGACCCGGACGCACCAAGGGGATTCCAATGCCGGCGGATGCGCCGCCGCTTCCCAAGGTGGCCTGGTCCATGACGGTCGCCGGTGTGGCCTCGCAGATGCAGGATGCGGAAAGTTATTGCAAGCTTATTGAACAATGGGGACATACAACGCTGCAAGAGATGGGACCGCTTGTTTTGAAAAGATGATAGGATGGGTTATAGTACAGCGATGTTACAAAGAAAATTAAAGTAACAGGAAACGTTAGCTCAAAAGCCCGGCCACCTCGTCCGGCTTTTGCAATGCGTATATGTTTGTGTCGCACAGGCGCCGCTTAAGCGCAGACCGGCAAGCCACTGTCAAAGCTTATCGCAGCGCACGCCATTGATGTAATAACCGTCCTGGCTGTAGACTTTGAAGGCGATTTCTACCTCCCGAACGCCCGCTGTAAGAAAGTGCTTCATTATCGTTTCGGCGAAAAGGTCTCTCGTTTGCGATCCGCGTTCGAACCAGGCGACTTCGACGAACGGATACGTATCCACTCGCTTGCCGTCCATCGCAGAAACAGTCTGCAGGCAATCCAAGGTAAAATTGTCCGTGCCGCAGCCGCATACGTCGGCCAATTGTTGTACCATCGCTTCACTGATCGCAATCACTTGCTCCGGCGCAATTCCTCTTATCGTCAATTGGGGCAATATAGTCGACTCCTTTTTGACCAGTATACCATGAGTCAGTTATGTATGATAATTTTGCCGAATCGAAACGGCGTATTTGAGCTACCATCAATCCAAAAATGCGATCCAATAGTTTCCTCTAGAGAGTGACCAAATGATTCGGGGAGATTTCAATAAATAGAACTTGTAACAAGCAAATATTGCTGCCGATTCGCAAAAATCATTTGGAAGGTTTAGCGAAGTTTGATCGGGTTCAGGCGCAATTCAGAATTAATGAATTGCGCCTTTTTGTATGGCAAATTAACTCTATAGAGGGAAGAAAGTTAAAAGTTTTCACTATGCTCTGTTCCCAATTTGATGCATGTTTTGTCCCTGTTTTTCTCGGATTCTTGTGACGACTTTGATTGCAGTTCAAAGTAAGGCCCCGAACCTTTTTTAGCTCGATGTAAATTTACCTGACACGGAGACGTTCTTTTTCATTGACAAAGATTTAATCGATAAGATAAGATGTAAAACATGATAGAAACGTTTTATGTAAAACATGAAAACGGGGTTTTGAAGCCTGAGGCAATTCATCTTTAACCGATTAATGACAATGATGAGGAGTTGTGAGGTTACGATGACCAGAAAAACAATTGTTATCGCCTTAATTTGCATGATGGTGTTTACGCTTGCTGCATGCGGCAGCAACAAGAGCGGAAGCTCTTCGAATGAACCGTCGACCGGCGGTCAGACGTCCGCCAATGCGCCTGCGGCAGGAACGGACAGCGAAGAGCTGAAGCCGGAAGAAGGAGCGGAGCTGGTTCTTTGGACGATTGACAATGAAGCCATCCAGAATACGGCTAAAGAGTTTGAAGCGAAATATAACGTCAAGGTGAAGGTTGAAAATGTGATGTATTGGGATTCGATCGCCCGTTTGACGACGGACGGTCCGGCCGGCACCGGTGCGGACGTGATGGCATTCAACCATGACGCGCTCGGACAAGCGGTAAAGTCCGGTCTTGTTCTGCCGAACGACCAATTTGAAGAAGAGACGAAGAGCAACATGACGAAACAATCGATTGACGCTTCTTCGTTCGAGGGAACTCTTTACGGATATCCATTCAGCGTCTTTACGCATGCATTGTACCTCAACAAAGATTTGGTGAAAGACGCCAAGCTGGACTCCTGGGACGATATCAAAGCGTTTGCGAAGCAATTCAACGATATTCCGAACAACAAATTCGGTTTCATGTACGAAGCAGGCACCATGAACTATAACTATGAGTGGATGTCCGGAAACGGCGGTTACGTGTTTGGCAATAACGGTACGGACAAAAACGACATTGGCATCAATAATGAAGGCGCGGTTAAGGGAATGGAGTTTTTCCGTTCGCTGAAGGAAATCCTGCCGCTCGATTTGAGCGATCTTACCGCAGACGTCAAGAATGGACTGTGGGAGCAAGGAAAAGTGGCGATCAACATGGACGGCACCTGGAAAGCGACCGATTACAAAAAACTGCCGTTTGAAGTAGGTCTGATCCCGCTGCCGGCAATGCCGGGCGGTGCAGAGCCGTTGCCTTTCTCCGGTGTCACTTCCTTCTATGTGACGGCGTATACTAAATATCCGAACGCATCGAGACTGCTGGCCCACTTCCTCACAACGAAGGAATCGCTGCTGAAGCATTATGAGGCGACCGGTATTATTGCTCCGTACGCAGGTTTCGAAAACGAAGAAAAGGTTCAAAGCGACGAAATTATGCAAGGGTTCCTGAAACAAGTTGCCAACACCCAGGTGATGCCTAACATTCCGGAAATGAAGTACTTCTGGCTAAGTGTCGATCCGGTGCTTACTGAAGTATGGAATGGCGCGGACATCAAGACAACGCTCGACAAAGCTGCAGCGAACATGAAAGCAAGTATTTCTTCCGCAAAGTAAGCTCGAATAGACTGGCAAGTGCCAAATGAACTGATCACCCGGCATGTCGAACGGGTGATCAGTTTCATTATTTCTAGAACAATTCAAACTCATTTCCGTTATCAAATTTCTCGCGTCAAGCTGGCGCCATGAGAAGAAGGAGATTTCAGCAATGACTCAAGCATGGTGGAAAGAAGCAGTTGTCTATCAAATTTATCCCCGCAGCTTCATGGACGGCAACGGGGACGGGATCGGCGATCTGGCCGGCATTACGTCGCGCCTGGATTACTTGCAGGAGCTGGGGATAGACGTTATTTGGCTCAGTCCCGTCTATAAGTCGCCCAACGACGACAATGGCTATGATATAAGCGATTACCGCGACATTATGGACGAGTTCGGCACGATGGAGCAGTTCGATACGATGCTGGAGGAAGCGCACCGGCGCGGCATCAAAATCATGATGGATCTGGTCGTCAATCATTCCTCCGATGAGCATGCGTGGTTCATGGAAGCGCGCAAGTCCAAAGATAATCCTTACCGCGACTATTATATATGGCGTCCCGGCCGTGAAGGCGGAGGCGCACCCAACAACTGGGTCTCTTGCTTCGGCGGTTCGGCATGGGAGTATGATGCGCAGACGGATGAATACTATCTCCATCTGTTCACCCGCAAGCAGCCTGATCTGAACTGGGAGAATCCGCGTCTGCGCCGGGAAGTGTACGACCTGATGACGTTTTGGCTGGATAAAGGGATTGACGGCTTCCGGATGGACGTCATCAACTTTATTTCCAAGGTGGAAGGACTGCCCGATGCCGCGCTTCAGGAAGGGGCGGAATATGCCTGGGGCGGCGAATACTTTTTGAACGGACCTCGTATTCATGACTACTTGCAGGAGATGAACCGCGAGGTGCTGTCTCGCTATCCGGTCATGACGGTCGGCGAAATGCCGGGCGCGACGGTGGAAGAGGCTAAGCTGTATACCGGCTTGCAGCGCAACGAGCTGCAAATGGTGTTTCACTTTGAACATGTTAACGTTGGAGACGGCAAGTTCGGCAAGTGGACGCCCAATCCGTGGAAATTGACCGAGCTTAAAGCGATTCTGTCCAAGTGGCAGTACGGCCTGCGCGAAGACGGCTGGAACAGCCTCTATTGGAGCAACCATGACCAGCCAAGGGCCGTTTCACGTTTTGCATCCGACAAGGAGGAGTACCGCTTCGTTTCTGCCACGATGCTGGCCACCTGCCTTCATCTGCATCAGGGAACGCCTTACATTTATCAGGGCGAGGAAATCGGCATGACCAATGTCGCTTTCGACAGCATCGAGGACTACCGGGATGTGGAAACGCTCAATGCGTACCGCGATCTGGCCGGGACCGGGAAGCTGACGCACGAGCAGATGATGGATGGCATTCACCAGCGCAGCCGCGACAACGGACGGACTCCGGTGCAATGGTCGAATGCGCCGCACGGCGGGTTTACGACCGGAACGCCTTGGATTGCCGTCAACCCGAATTTCACGCATATTAATATGGAGCAATCGAGGCAGGACCCGGATTCGATTTATCACTACTACCGGGCGCTGATTCGCCTGCGTAAGGCGAATCCCATTATGGTGTATGGGGACTATGACTTGCTGCTGGAAAACGATGAGCAGATTTATGCGTTCACCCGTACGCTTGATGCGGAGAAGTGGCTTGTCTTGTGCAACTTCTCGGACCAGACGGTGCTGTTCTCTGCTCCGGAGGAGCTCGCTTCGTATACCGCAGATCAGCTTATCATTGGCAACTATGAATCGAATGGGGATGAAACGCTGGGCAGCATCACACTTCGTCCGTATGAAACCCGGGTTTACCGGTTGGGAAATGAAACCTAAAACGATGAAAGAGCCAGAAAATAGTTTACATTTAAATCTTGGCTCCTTTTGGATCAAAGAGCCTGATTT carries:
- a CDS encoding DUF1904 family protein, with product MPQLTIRGIAPEQVIAISEAMVQQLADVCGCGTDNFTLDCLQTVSAMDGKRVDTYPFVEVAWFERGSQTRDLFAETIMKHFLTAGVREVEIAFKVYSQDGYYINGVRCDKL
- a CDS encoding LysR family transcriptional regulator, which translates into the protein MTFSQLQVFTKVVETGSFTKAGEALRMTQSAVSHAIANMESELGVPLIIRDKKQGIILSDFGKHILKLAGEILNRIDQIEQAAASEKGLDVGTIRIGSFPSATARLLPKIISKFKQQYPRIEVVLFDGDDHEVSEWLNNRVIDVGFVAQLGRNDKMIPLTKDKMVAVIPKGYQFGDAQAIPVWKLSDSPFIMSKGGCEPFIREIFAHAGLSPSVQFEARDTNTMLNMVQEGLGITIVPELALPDKLPDIEVRDLDPTFWRYLGLYCPHVDEVTPAIQKFISMGQSLFQALEQKVEDV
- a CDS encoding sugar ABC transporter substrate-binding protein, producing MTRKTIVIALICMMVFTLAACGSNKSGSSSNEPSTGGQTSANAPAAGTDSEELKPEEGAELVLWTIDNEAIQNTAKEFEAKYNVKVKVENVMYWDSIARLTTDGPAGTGADVMAFNHDALGQAVKSGLVLPNDQFEEETKSNMTKQSIDASSFEGTLYGYPFSVFTHALYLNKDLVKDAKLDSWDDIKAFAKQFNDIPNNKFGFMYEAGTMNYNYEWMSGNGGYVFGNNGTDKNDIGINNEGAVKGMEFFRSLKEILPLDLSDLTADVKNGLWEQGKVAINMDGTWKATDYKKLPFEVGLIPLPAMPGGAEPLPFSGVTSFYVTAYTKYPNASRLLAHFLTTKESLLKHYEATGIIAPYAGFENEEKVQSDEIMQGFLKQVANTQVMPNIPEMKYFWLSVDPVLTEVWNGADIKTTLDKAAANMKASISSAK
- a CDS encoding glycoside hydrolase family 13 protein, translated to MTQAWWKEAVVYQIYPRSFMDGNGDGIGDLAGITSRLDYLQELGIDVIWLSPVYKSPNDDNGYDISDYRDIMDEFGTMEQFDTMLEEAHRRGIKIMMDLVVNHSSDEHAWFMEARKSKDNPYRDYYIWRPGREGGGAPNNWVSCFGGSAWEYDAQTDEYYLHLFTRKQPDLNWENPRLRREVYDLMTFWLDKGIDGFRMDVINFISKVEGLPDAALQEGAEYAWGGEYFLNGPRIHDYLQEMNREVLSRYPVMTVGEMPGATVEEAKLYTGLQRNELQMVFHFEHVNVGDGKFGKWTPNPWKLTELKAILSKWQYGLREDGWNSLYWSNHDQPRAVSRFASDKEEYRFVSATMLATCLHLHQGTPYIYQGEEIGMTNVAFDSIEDYRDVETLNAYRDLAGTGKLTHEQMMDGIHQRSRDNGRTPVQWSNAPHGGFTTGTPWIAVNPNFTHINMEQSRQDPDSIYHYYRALIRLRKANPIMVYGDYDLLLENDEQIYAFTRTLDAEKWLVLCNFSDQTVLFSAPEELASYTADQLIIGNYESNGDETLGSITLRPYETRVYRLGNET